From Rutidosis leptorrhynchoides isolate AG116_Rl617_1_P2 chromosome 3, CSIRO_AGI_Rlap_v1, whole genome shotgun sequence, a single genomic window includes:
- the LOC139899058 gene encoding pentatricopeptide repeat-containing protein At3g29230-like gives MLMQHEMLKLLLNKCKTVNHLKQAHLQIIINGGNKSLLHNLITLSSDLISLNYAFKILQTSNLSNLDVIAYNTLIKCFFSPGNERNCNTRECNPLSVYKEMKKKGFLPNSFTFTFLLKCCDDNLDAGRMIHGDVLKMGFDVSSLFVGNSLLNLYGKYDGGVDMACKVFDEMPERDIVSWNTMIRMRMDCGDVGVAIELFESMPERSNVTWNCVITGLVNNANMEYARELFDKMPDKNEVSWNCMISGYIKMGDLSNAEHLFNEMPLVKKSVVTCTAIISGYASNGEIEKARKMFDRMEGKRNVVTWNAMIAGYVNKSVFDEALSLFHMMLVDGKCKPDQITLISVLSACSHLGSLENGKWISAYINKNKIHLSTPLGNALIDMFAKCGDIESSKAVFHQMGLNKNRCIITWTTMVAGLSLNGMCKQALELYNDMCVEGTTKPDDVMFIAVLSACNHGGLVKEGKRLFNEMIHSYKIKPQIEHYGCMIDLIARSGDLDEAVRLTENMQDVKPNAVIWGTLIGACKVHGNSKLFEYVTKKVLDQEPANPSYLTLITNLSSSIGRWQDALRFRLEMRQKGVEKVPGCSSIQIGDSVHEFVATDTIHMQRSDIYGILESLNGHLWLQSDVEL, from the coding sequence ATGTTGATGCAGCATGAAATGTTGAAGTTATTGTTGAATAAATGTAAAACAGTCAATCACTTAAAACAAGCACACCTTCAAATAATCATCAATGGCGGCAACAAGTCTCTACTCCACAACCTCATCACTCTTTCATCTGACCTCATTTCACTTAATTATGCCTTCAAAATCCTTCAAACTTCCAATTTGTCTAACCTTGATGTTATCGCGTATAACACACTCATCAAATGCTTTTTCAGTCCTGGTAATGAAAGAAATTGTAATACTAGAGAATGTAATCCATTAAGTGTATacaaagaaatgaagaaaaagggcTTTTTACCCAATAGTTTTACTTTTACTTTTCTTTTGAAATGTTGTGATGATAATTTGGATGCTGGTAGAATGATTCATGGGGATGTGTTGAAGATGGGTTTTGATGTTTCTAGTTTGTTTGTTGGAAATAGTCTTTTGAATTTATATGGTAAATATGATGGTGGGGTTGATATGGCTTgtaaggtgttcgatgaaatgcctgAGAGAGATATTGTGTCTTGGAACACTATGATTCGGATGCGTATGGATTGTGGAGACGTTGGAGTTGCGATTGAGCTTTTCGAATCGATGCCTGAAAGGAGTAACGTGACGTGGAATTGTGTTATTACAGGGTTGGTTAATAACGCAAATATGGAATACGCACGTGAACTGTTTGATAAAATGCCTGACAAAAATGAGGTTTCGTGGAATTGTATGATATCTGGGTATATAAAGATGGGCGATTTGAGCAACGCGGAGCATTTGTTTAACGAGATGCCATTGGTGAAGAAATCTGTAGTAACATGTACGGCGATCATATCAGGATATGCTTCAAATGGTGAGATTGAAAAAGCAAGAAAAATGTTCGATCGAATGGAGGGAAAAAGAAATGTTGTGACTTGGAATGCAATGATTGCTGGGTACGTAAACAAAAGCGTATTTGATGAAGCTCTTTCATTATTTCATATGATGTTGGTTGATGGAAAATGCAAACCTGATCAGATAACGTTAATTAGTGTCTTATCTGCGTGTTCTCATTTGGGTTCACTCGAAAATGGAAAATGGATAAGCGCTTATATCAACAAAAACAAGATACATCTATCGACCCCTTTAGGAAACGCGTTGATAGATATGTTTGCAAAATGTGGTGATATCGAAAGCAGTAAAGCAGTTTTTCATCAGATGGGGTTAAACAAAAACAGATGTATAATCACATGGACAACAATGGTTGCAGGGTTATCTTTAAACGGGATGTGTAAACAAGCGTTAGAATTGTATAATGACATGTGTGTTGAAGGAACAACGAAACCAGATGATGTCATGTTTATTGCTGTTTTATCAGCTTGCAATCATGGAGGATTAGTTAAAGAGGGTAAACGTTTATTCAACGAAATGATACATAGTTACAAGATTAAACCGCAAATAGAGCATTACGGATGCATGATTGATCTTATAGCTCGATCCGGGGACTTGGATGAAGCAGTGAGATTGACCGAAAACATGCAGGACGTGAAACCTAATGCGGTGATTTGGGGGACGTTGATTGGTGCTTGTAAGGTACATGGGAATAGTAAGTTGTTTGAGTATGTAACTAAAAAAGTATTGGATCAAGAACCTGCAAACCCTAGTTATTTGACACTAATTACGAATTTGAGTTCGTCGATTGGAAGATGGCAAGATGCGTTGAGGTTTAGATTGGAGATGAGACAAAAAGGAGTTGAAAAGGTTCCGGGTTGTAGCTCGATACAAATAGGAGATAGTGTGCATGAATTTGTAGCTACTGATACAATTCATATGCAAAGGAGTGATATTTATGGAATTTTGGAGTCTTTAAATGGTCACTTGTGGCTACAATCTGATGTTGAGTTGTAA